The sequence below is a genomic window from Bos javanicus breed banteng chromosome 5, ARS-OSU_banteng_1.0, whole genome shotgun sequence.
tgctcaaattcgtgtctatcaagtcgatgatgccatccaatcatcccatcctctgtcgtccccttctcttcctgccttcaatttttcccagtatcagggtgagtcagttttccagtgagtcagttctttgcatcatgtggccaaagtattggagcttcagcatcagtccttccaatgaatattcaggactgatttcctttaggatagactggtttgatctccttgcagtccagtctgcctgcagtgcaggagacctgggttcaatccctgggttgggaagattccctcgaAAGGGgaaagactacctactccagtattctggcctggaaaattccatggactgtatagtcctcagggtcgcaaagagtcgaacaggactgagctactttcattGTCACTTTCAGGTTGTGCCATAAAATATAATAATCTCAGTTTCAACTGATATGACTTTCATATCTACATATACACATgacagtacatatatatatacacatatataattgtatacacataagtacatataaataaaaagaaaagattataagGAAATCCACCAAAATGTTTTCATGATGATTATCATTATCTCTGGACAGGGGAATCACAagcatatttgtttttatcttcatacttttttatatttttcaaattttacagcatgatcatttttcttttatgatacaAGTTTTTTCAACTGTAGTAATAGATGATAGGAGGCATCCAGTGAAGATGCTTAGTGGAGAGGGTTGTATTGAGCAGGTTTTTAAAGGGAGAGGGCCTCTTTTGTTCTTCATTGGAGATTGTAAAACAGATGAACTTCTCTCAGAGTGGGAtagttccaaatagaaaagagaaCGGATAATGTTATTGGGTAAGTACCATATTACCCTCCTCTTCTCCCCAATCCCACTTAGATTTTCTCTTTTGAAGATCCCTGggatgagggagacctgagatTTGAGCCTTCGAACTCCATGGTGCACTCATTCTCCAGCAGCTctgaatcaaacctgagtctctctgTGGGCTATTTCCCCTGTGAGGACACCCTCTCCTGTGAGGACACCCTCTCCTGTGAAGACTCGTCTTCTGAAGGTCCTTCAATGCACTTTGTCCCTCCTATCCAAGGGTCATGGCGGACTGAAAACACAGGGAGGCTCCTAGCGAGACGAGACCAAATACAAGATGGCCCAGAGCAGTTCTGCAAACTCAGCATCACCCTGGCCTGGGATGTTGACATGGCCTCTAACAATTCAGACTCGACCACTAACTGTGACCTAAGTGGAGACAACAAAGACAAGCACCCCAAGGAGAAGACACAGTTGACTCTCAGCAAACTGGATGGTCTTGTGCAAAAGCTTGAGAAATTTCTAGAGAACCAGAAAGATGACAAAGATGATGACTCTGTGTTCCCTGAATCTGCTCAGGAGGAAGACTCCCAGCTGCCTAGCAGCTCCCTTCCAGGTATGGCTCAGGTTAGTCATCAAGAATATGGTAGCTGTCAAGACTTGGCCAAGTTCAACCCACTAGAAAATGAAGATGTCAACCAGTTTCCACAGATTCATCCAAGGCTTCAGAACCAGGAGCTTGCTAAGGTGAGCAGAGAAGTGCCTCACAGGCAAGCACAGGACGGGCCTGGTAGAGGGTCCAGGTGGGAACGCATGGAGCATTACTTCCCACTATAGAAGGGACAGAGCAGAGGTGAAGGCAAAACACCGAGGAGCCCTGAGAGAGAAGAGGGTAGGAATGTAAAGACAACGATTATGACCAAAATacgagtgtgtatgtgtgtgtaaatattaATGAGTACTGAAATTGAGCATATGTAGCTGGGTtgtgtattagtcattcagtcacgtctgactctttgtgactcccatggactgcagcctgccaggctcctctgtccatgggattttttaggtaagaatactagaatagtgggtagccattcccttcaacaggggatcttcctgacccagggattaaacccaggtctcctgcactgcaggcagattctttaccatctgatccactagggaagccagtTAAAGGATCTGAGCTCCCTACATGGACAAATACTGACTCCACTGTCGTCCAGGTTACACAATATCTAACACTCATCTTCTTGGCAGATAATAAGCAAGGCAACTGGCAGCCAAGGCACAGATATTGCAGAGATCTCCTCAGTCTTACCAGGTCCACCAGAGAAGGAGGACACTCACTCCAGCACAGGAGCCCTCTCGTGTCTGAACTTCAGGTGGGTCTTCCGCTGGCTAAGGCCCCAAGTCCGCTCCTCACTTTTGGGGAGAGAGGATCCCAAGGAGGCCAATGAGCGCCCCCGTGAACTGGCACGAAAGAAAAGATTCTCTTACAGAAGCAAGAGAATCCAACCTCAAGAATCCTTCGAATTAGGACACCCCATACCAccagatttttaaactttttgatagTCCCTATTCTACAATCCCCACAAGTTGTTTTTcccaataaacaaaatatatattcttttaaagaatttatttatgtatttttggctgccctgagtcttcattgctttaCAAGGGCTTTCtatagttgtggtgagtgggggcttttcactgcggtggcttctcttgtttcagagcatgggctctagggaacacaggcttcagtaattgctgCATGTAGGCTCGGTAGTTGTGCTTCATGGAGTCTAAGGGCACAGTCTCAATAGCTTAGTTGCCCAGCAgttatgtgggattttcccaggccaggaatcaaaccaatgtcccttgtattgcaaagtggattcttaaccactagggtaccagggaagccctccagctGACTTATTATTTAAGAGATAAAGCCATGTAAACACATGACTATAAAGGGTTATGGCAAGTAAGAGTATGCACATGGTCCATATTGAATACTAAGTAACCAATTCAACAAGAGTAGGTTGATTTTAAAAGGTTTCATATATGAGGTTCTTTGAGTCACAGATATGGTTAGTCTAAAATGGAGGACTTTATAAATTGGCATGGAGTTAAAGTATGCAATCCTGGCAGGTTATACATGACAGACACTGGCTAGGATGTTGTCCCAGGAAAGAGAATACCAtgggaaacaaagaaataaaaaaatagtgcATTTTTAGCAATCCATGCCCATGGTTACACCCTGAGTCTCTGCACAGCCGACTCCTCACTTTATCTACCTCTGAGAAAATTTCCCATTCAATTAGCTCACCTGAATGCCCTCCTTCACCTTCAGCTGCTCCCTGACTTCACCAAGACTTTGAGTTCATTACCCCATGAATTTCATTCACTTCCTTCCAGGAGCAGACTTTGCCCCTCCTTCCCAAGCCATGGCACATCCACCACATCCACGGGCACTGACAATGACTGCCCTTTTCTTTTCCCAGATCTTTTAATCTACATTCTCCAAATTCCCCACTAGAACAACAGTCTTCCTTCTCTCACAAGAgccaacacacaaacacagaatTACCTTCTCTACTTTCAGGAGGATTCCCACAATGCCTTCTCAAGACCCACAATGCCTGAGGCACTCGTCCTTAGAGACACTGCTCCAGGGTTGCTAAGAGGCCAAAAGTGATTCTTCCAGTTGACACGGTCAACTTTACGTAAGCTGTCCCCCAGTCCCCACCTTCACACCATGACTTGTATGTTTCAGCTCTCTTGATATGACTATTTTACCTATAGACTCTGACTTCTTGAAGACAAGCACCAGGTTTTGATTCTTCTGCAAGATCTTAACAGAGTCTGCTATAGAGTGCTGTATCTCTATATAATCATTTTAAGATCTGAAgatattctatttctcttttttcctacataatcataatgtttttaaaaaatgaaatacaatagCTTAGACTTGCTATTCCTTAAGTTAAAAAAGTTACTGGTCAGCAGGATTAAGAGTAGAAAAAGAGGGTTGTGGGAGataggaagaagagaaaatagcAATCCGCAGAAGGTCAGCTAGGTGGTGACCTACAGACTGAAAAAACTAAAGCCAGAAGAATTTAGCAACTATTATTaatttgatggagaaggcaatggcaccccactccagtactcttgcctggaaaatcccatggacggaggagcctggtaggctgcagtccatggggtcactaagttggacataactgagcaacttcactttcacttttcgctttcatgcattggagaaggaaatggcaacccactccagtgttcttgcctggaggatcccagggatgggggagcctggtgggctgccgtttatggggtcacacagagttggacatgattgaagtgacttagcaacattaatttcaaaatttaattcaacaaatatacaTGGAGCCTTATTGTTGCTTTAGATGAGACACTAGAATACACCTAAAAGAAAGATGACAACTCCTACCATCATGGAACTTGTAACCAGTCTTACTGTCTGCTCAATTCTTTATTAAATAAGTCAACCTCTAAGAAAAACTCACCCCAAGTGAACTACTGTAAGATTGCCCACATTAATAAGAAGCCCTGTTCATTTGTAAGATTTCCAACATATTAGTGTTTATTCCCAACATATTAGTGTTTATTCCAATAATTAGTGTTGTATAAACCTGTTTGAAAAGTATGAACCCACCTCTATGACTCAATGTACTTTACAAGCCTTTATAAcaaatattctttataaaaaaatTGCAATTCCAAATATTCTTTGAGATTGTTCTGCTACATCTTAGAAAGTGAGTCAAAGtgtttaaaaacaggaaatattTCAGTACCTCCTAATTTATTATAGTGTCAAATATGCTATGAAGCTCTTAGTTGCATGCCAAACCAGGACCAGGTTCTCTGCTCTGTGTTGTATCCAAggactggggctggaggagacTACTACAAGGCTAGAGTACTGAGAGCAAATTTGGCATGGTCATGGAGAGACTCTTACAGTCATGGAGAGACTCCATGCAGAAACCTCAAGACTCTAGGAGAATGACTGTGCTTGCCAGGCAATGTGCTCATCTACTTTCTTCAAGTGAACTTCGTCTTGTGATAAGGCTCAGATGCTTGAATTAGCAAGGTTTTGCCTTATTCATATTCTAGACTCTGTAACAACACAGTAATACAATCCAGCATGCAGGGTAAGAAATTATCAAACAAATGTAAGGAGTATTCAGCTGTCTCCAAACACAGAATTAGGATTGGTTAAAGTAAATTTCACAGACCACCTCATACCACCTCATGCCACACCAATTTCTCACTCAGCAAGATCTGAACAAGAGAAAAATGTATGTGATCATACCATACCAGCAAAGTAGGGGCAAATCATTTTCCAAACTTCAAGAACATGACATGAAAATGCTCAAAAGGAGCATGGGGTCCAAGGTCTACCTGATCACAAAACAATGTCCAAAATCCTCttacaaaacaatgaaaagaaaaacaaagcaaataataaatgaattcatagaGTTCTGGTAATGACCCCAGTATTCAAGAATAGTTTTGTCTAGGCAGGAGGGATAGTTAACAAGCTTCAAAAATAGGTCTTTTCATCATGAACTGCAAACAAGAGAACTGATACTGGGTACTCGCTAATCTCAAGATGGATGGGGGGTGGGTTTCAATTGCAATGTCCAGAGTCAATCTTTTCCTGCTTCCTCTTACTACCTCAACAAAGAGAACAACACTTTGCTTTCAAAAGTGAAATGAGATCCTCATCAGATAACACCAAGTCACTGAGTGAGCTGGTCATGAGCAGGGTAGGTATAAAAGCTTTAGGATAATTCTTGAAAGAATTCTAAGTCTAGATCAAGGAATCTCCCCTCCTAAACAATTTCTGTTTACTATCTACCTTTCACAGGAATTTCATGGTTGAGATGCCCATTTGATTTCAACTAACGTGCCTTTAAAGAACTATTATGGCATAAAGAATATTTTCAGATAGGAGGGCagacatgaaatatcttttcagaTTGTGGCCGTTGAATGAAAATTCATCTCATTATCAATTGAATGCTCTCAGTCTAGAAGGAAATCAGAAAGGTGATTTGTTTTGCTGTTCTTCATCTGTACCAacaaagatttattattttaagggCAAATCCCCCAAACTAAAAGAcacacctttctctctctctctctttcctagaACTTTCTTCCTATACATCTACTCACAAAATAAAACACTTCTGACACGGAAAGTAATAATACGTGTTTGGATGGTTGTTTTTGAATTTCACTTTTGTCAGCTCCTCTGCCACCTGTCTTTGGGGTCTAGATTTTTTCCAAACAGGGATGGGggtaaaaaggagaaattttctTTAGTAAAGGAACTTTCAAAAATTCAGTTACTACCATATTGCAACCACCAACCTGGTCACTGATTCATATAACGATCTAAGATGAATGTTAAAAACACTGGATGAATGACTGAGTGTCGGGGAACAAGATACGCACATGCTCCTGAAGAACTACCCCACAGCTCACTTATTAAGGTTATTGGGTACCTGTACAATGAGAGGTCCAGTGAACACCAACTTAATCCAGTGATTAACTCTCACATACGTTCTAAAGAGAAGCGGTGTATTCTTCCTAGCACTGTTGAATCTGAATCTAGTCATTAGGAAACCAACACTCAGATGAACCCGGATTGAAAGACACACTTTGAGACAAATGTTTTAGACTTTTCAAACATGTTAATGTCATGAAAtacaaaacaagaacaaacaaaaaaaggagggagacaagataattcaagaaagacaaaaagagatcTGACAACCAATTGCTATTTACCATCCTTATTGAATCCTCCAAAGCTACAAAactatgataaaatatattttttaatcattggAGAAATCTGAATGGGGGCTATATATTATGAACTGCTTTCAAgcagttcaggaaaaaaaaatacaaaacagagaaCGTGAAAACAAagatggagttaaaaaaaaactccagtAAGTAGGGAATCCAGATCTCTGTTATTAAAGTATCATATTTGCTGTGCCTGTgtgatgtgttagttgctcatcatgtccgactctctgcaaccccatggattgtagaccaccaggctcctctgtccatgggattctccaggcaagtatactggagtgggtttccatttccttttccagaggatcttcctgacccagggatcgaaccccacgtctcctgcattacaggcagattctttatcatctgagttaTTAGTGATAGTAACATCTTAAAGATGTGCATATttaaatcattaatatttttcactCTAAGCAAAACTTAGGTATTGGTTTAATTTCTCAAGTGATATAAACTGGgcaattttttaatgtggattcATTCATCTGACACTTGCCTTTGAATTCACTACTGGCCACAAGGAATTTACAGTCTCATAGGCTAATAAATATTCATCCCCTAAGTCCCTCTAACTGTAAAAAGACAAACTGGAACAGTTGAAGAAGATTAGCATCTAggcatttttcaaaaacattgcAAATTTGAGGAGTTTATTTAGCTTTTGTAAGAATGATGTTTGTCCAATGTAGACCCAGGCTTTCTGCCttcaaattatcacaaattttgggacttccctggcagtccagtggttaagacttcaccttccaaagctGGGGGTGTGTGTTCTATCTCTGGTTGgcgagctaagatcccacatgcctgatgGCCAAAAGAccaacataaagcagaagcaatattgtaacaagttcaataaagattttaagaaatggtccacattaaaaaaatcttttaaaaattatcttaaattttaaGGTCTGGATAGCTCATGTTTACTCTCCAAAGAACTTCTTGAGCATTTTCCATGTTTCTCACAGATCAAGAAGAGCTTGCCACTTATAATACTATAATAACAATTCCTACAAACTGCTGTGACATTTCATTTTGAGTGGTGCTAtattcttctgcttcttccaaTGTAAGAAGCAACACAAGCCTAAAGTCACTGTATAATGCATTGAACATCCTGAGGGACTTTAGAGAGCAAAAGAGAGGGCTACCATAGTCTTTCTTAATTAACCTCTTATGGAACATACTTTTCATATGATTAAAGTTTAGATGTTCTCTTAAACAAATgcacatattcatatataaacaCTTTGCAAACAACTGAGAAAGTTCAGAGACTCCCTAAACCCTACACATTCAGCTTCACAACCAAGTTCTTAAATAAAACTTGCTGGCTTCGAGTCCCAGGTCCCCCACTTACTTGTGGTAGATCCTGGGAAAGTTACTTAAAttctctgggctttccatttgCTCTATAAAATGAGACACTAATAGTACTCACCTCAAAGTACTGCAGTAAGGATTAAGTAAAAGTGCCTGACACCTAGTAAATGTTGACAAATTTTAGCAGCTGCTCTTGCTGTCttgtatttcctttgttttaaaactGTGCGTGGCTCCTAATGACTACAGCATGAAGTCCATGCCATTACGTTTCTTTACAGCAGATTATGCTGCGCTTTCCCAGTCTTAGTTAACAATGCTCCTCCCTCAGCCCTGCATTCCCTGAACTAGTCCCTGTACTTATTCCTGCTGTTGCTCCCTGTACTTCCCTGCCTCAGTGCCTTTGTTCACAAGGTTCCCTCCCCTTGGAACCGCTCTAACCACGCTCTTCCTTCAGTCTACCCTGCCACCTACCTACTCCCAAATGCACCCTTTAAGGCTCACATTAAATCCAAGCTCGTCTATGGAACTGAGCAGGTTGAAAATAAGCCTCACCTTCTTTTGTGCGACCATCACTACCTGCAGTAAAGTAAGTGTATAATTTATCCTGTTTTACAGAAATGTGCTTCCACATTTTTCATCCCACTAGACAAAGTCCCTGCGTTCTGCTTATCTTTTTTATGCGTCAAAGCCCCTGGCCCAGTTTCTAATACATAGTAGCTCCACGataaatatttggaatatttgAAATGGTTAATCTGCAGGAAATAATTGAAACAGATAATATCTGAAATTGAATGTAATTTCCGCACACATAAAATTTCACTTGCTTCTACTTTAATCAAGCCCAGTCCCTGGATGTTTATATTGGGGGCTGTGGAGTGTGGCCGAGTGTAGGTGTTCCCTGAGTGGAAAAGCTCAGTTCTGTACAACAGACAAAGCTACTTAATAAAAAGGCAGCCACAGCTTTTTACTTGCCTTAGTAGAAACTGAGGTCTAGcctctcctttttattttaaagacatttcaaAGCTTCCTGTTTTCTCTAGATCAGGGGTTCTCAACCTCTAGCCTGAGGACCGGTACCTCTCTTCAGATCAGCAgaagcattagattagaaatcaaGTACACAATAAAAGtaatacacttgaatcatccccaaaccacccctcaccccaccccctgctcccTGGAAAAGTTCTCTTTCACCAAATTAGTCCCTGGTTCGAGAAAGTCCTGTAGAACAGGAGCACTGTTCTACATAATATTTAGATACACTGACTCATTCAAATATGTTTACTGAACATTAACATGTGAGTCTACTTAGGGAGAGACTGGTATCTTGCCAGACATAGCACAGGGGCTGTGTTTGAGCTAGGGCTGAAAGGAAGAGCTGGGTGAAGGAGCAGGCAACACTATGCAACGACTGTAACTTCTAAAGGCATGGCCGGGTTCCAGTGATGGGTCCAATTTAGCTTGAGCATGGGTGCAATGATAAGAGACTGAAGTCTGAGGTAGAGGGATGGAGCCAGGTCACTAAGGAGCTTTGAATTGGTTCTTAGGGGAGAATGGAGTtcttgaaacaacagactgacatgatcaaatccatgtcctaGAGAGAGGTTTTTAATAACAGCAGTGTGGGAGCAAGGTTAAAGTGGAGAGAAGTCGGTATCAggaatattagaaaaaaagatgCTGCCAGCCTAGCTCCATGGTGAGATGGAAGAAGTCCAATGCAGTTCCAGCTCTTTTTAGTAGTTTTCTCAAAATGGTTGGTGGTATTCCTGTTCCATCCTCAGGCCCAGCTATGATGCCCTCCATGCTATACCAGATCCAAGACACTACTCTCTCTGATGGTTAATAAGCATTTACATGAGTTAATGAACACAATGGACAGGAAATTATCTAAGTTGAAATGATGCACTAGATTCCTATTGTGCCCTCAGGCACCCAGGCACCATGGAACAGATTTCTCCCGGCTCTTTCGTTTATTTAGTATTCATTCACTTACTGAGTTTAtttagtattcatttatttagtattCATTCACTTTCTGAGGTCCCACTATGTGCTGGCCATTATTACCTTTCATGCCAGGGACAGGAGGATACACAAGAGGTTATTCCTATTCTACAGGATGTTCAAAGTGCATCAGAGGCGTTAACTGTCGTTTATATTCAACAAAGGGAGTCACTAATTAGCCTTCATTTTACTTGAAGCTGggattacctggtggctcagatggtaaagaatctgctggcaatgcaagagacctaggtttgacctttgagtcaggaacatcccctggagaaggaaatggcaaccgactccagtattcttgcctggagatttccatggacagaggagccaggtgagctactgtccatggggtaagcaaagttggacacgactgagcgactaacactttcactttttcactttttcatgaagctatttaaaaaatgtgttctgGATATTGGTTATAGTACCaacttgaaatacatttttacCTTGAATGACTGGCTTTCTACATGAGCTATAAAGCTGAGCTGAGGGAGATTCCTG
It includes:
- the C5H12orf71 gene encoding uncharacterized protein C12orf71 homolog, translated to MVHSFSSSSESNLSLSVGYFPCEDTLSCEDTLSCEDSSSEGPSMHFVPPIQGSWRTENTGRLLARRDQIQDGPEQFCKLSITLAWDVDMASNNSDSTTNCDLSGDNKDKHPKEKTQLTLSKLDGLVQKLEKFLENQKDDKDDDSVFPESAQEEDSQLPSSSLPGMAQVSHQEYGSCQDLAKFNPLENEDVNQFPQIHPRLQNQELAKIISKATGSQGTDIAEISSVLPGPPEKEDTHSSTGALSCLNFRWVFRWLRPQVRSSLLGREDPKEANERPRELARKKRFSYRSKRIQPQESFELGHPIPPDF